The stretch of DNA TGTGATAGTTCAGATCAAGGTTCAGCTTCATCAATAGAAAGCCCTGCAGGTTAGGTACAACCGAAGGAGGTGCAATGGCGCTGGCCTCATAGGTATCTGATGAGGGTGACATAAGCTTTTAGCCCACATGTACGGGGCAGCTAGTGGGCGGGGAGAATGGATCACCACATTACGTATCACTATCACTGATATAGGAAGGTGCCTCTACATCATCGGAGGTGTCACCGTCATTAGAATCGGAAAAATAACGAGATCTTTCCTGGTCACACACTAGGCTAGCCTTCCTTTACCATTTCCCATTTAACACCACTGGCCTCCAATTTACCGTCACCTATTGTGACACTACCTGGCTCCATAACAACACTATCATCATGATCTAATTCCGGTAAAAGGGTTCTAAtcgtcactatcatcatcatctgaaCAGGGAACATCCAAAATACCTAGCTTTAGCTATCATGGAAGCCACCGAAACAGATGTGTCCCTTTTAGCTTTTTTTCACAATATCTTGGGACGAACCGGCCTTAacacaaatttaaatataaattatgttGTATATTCATTACAGGGGTAATTTTATCGCTTTATGATTAGTAATACCGCCGAAAAACTTGTTTCTTTACGGAATAATAGAAACTTTAAAGATTGACGGAACAAAGACAGAAACACAGACTGGCTGGGCCGCAGTAGTTAGCTATAGACAATCTTTATAACAGCTCTCCAGAAACCACTCTGCCTAGATTGGCTGGCTCGCCGCGTAGCTTCGTtgtaaatatttcagttttcaatgTGATCTTTTTAAACATGATACGTAGCCACTTACGATAACATGAAAACACTTTGCATTAAAACAAGTTCACGGTCATAATGGAGGAAGCGTAGTATCTCGAATGTTCGGGGCAAGACTTTCTATTTTAACCAAAATTTCGTCGGGAGTGGCGTCGATATTCCCCAGGGCAATATTCTAGATCATTATTTAATTTAGTCTTTATCAAATGCCATAACCTTCGGTTTTCAAGATACGATAAGCAATATCCCAACAGTGAAACTCTTGATCGctattgtttacttttgtttacacTACCTGGCCCCATAACAACAATATTATACTTTCCTCTAATTCTAAGTGACTAGGCTTTCATTAGTTAATTTCATTCCATGCGTCTACTGTCGGATTCACCGCGAGCTGATGGCACTGTACTACTTGATAAGTTGCCTCTGCTGTTATTCGAGTGCTCGGAAATTGATGTAATGCTGCCTTAAAGGtatgcatctctctctttctctctcctcctcctcctcctcctccccactccCGCTTCATTAAACCCATCTCGTACTCGAAAAGAATCACTCAGCATGCTGCCATCCAActaattattattctctctctctctctctctctctctctctctctctctctctctctctctctctctctcttcattaaaaTCGATCGCCTGCCTCAAAAGACCAACCCAGCATAATAAGTAGGGGAATCCTGTAGCCATGCATATGCATGAGGCGGACAGACGACGGACGTGCTCCTATTGACTATGAGCCTAGACCAATGAGCCATGGAGACGCTATTGGTCATGTGTTGAGATTAGTTTGAGATGGTAGATAGCCGAATTTGGACATTCTTGTCTCAAACAAATAGATTTAAACCATTGTCATCATCAAAAGTATAATGTCCAAAAGCACTGTTAAAGTATTACTTCGCGCGGTTGTCTGATTGTTAACATCCGCCCAACTAAAAAGAGAGCCAGTGAGTGTTTCAGTTCATCAACTTTTTTGTACCTCCTATGCTCCCTATTGGAAGTATTGATGAATTTAGAGAAAGCAATAATATAAGAAGTAGTACAACTAGCAAATAAATTTGctttggtagtagtagtagtagttttagttGTAGCAGTGTGATCTACAACTTGGACTAAAATTCCATGTAGTACTATAGCATTTCTTCACAGTCAGTTGACCGCAATGCAAAATAGAGTGGTCATCTTTCCTTTTAACTgcgggtggtggggtgggggaggggggagggggggggacttGTGGATTTGGGTAGAGGGCAGAGATTGCCCTGCATTAACTTAGGAAGTAAGAGTCTGTTCAAGGGAACCATACCATGGGCAGAAATAGCACCACACGGACGCGTCTCCCGTCGCCACAGACTCCGGAGTTACTCTGGGGTTTGAAGAACCACTGGCCACACAGAAAGTTTTCGAGTATGGTATGTATGGTAGTACCATAGGTCTATTTTCTGTCTGTACCTTTCTGTTCAAGACGTCTGCGGAGTACCATGATCCAAATAcgtgaaagaaaacaaaacaggaaaaaggAGGAACAAGTAGAAAAGAATTTTTGGTAAGAAATACATTTTGTACCAGAAGATTAAAATAGTAGATACTACGTGCGTGTGTGGGTGGGAtgtgagtgcgtgcgtgtgtgtgtgtgtgtgtgtgtgcactcccTCAATGGCTCAAGTCACGTACAGCACATATAAGCACCATTACTTGGCAACAAACGAAGGGAAATTTAGATCGTGAAGACGTCAATAGCGAGAGTTCATTTATTCACTCGAGAACAGAGAAGAACATAAGACAGCTCCGCCTTTAGATCTTCAGATAAGAAATGAAGTCGCATAAAAAGAGCAAAGTCCTGGTTGTGCACTCATTAGCTCTTTTGCTCACAGGAGGATCACGTTTTCCTAGCGTCTCCGAAGTTCTACTGTTATAATCAactgttttaagagagagagagagagagaatgagtaacATTGCAGGATTATCACGCGATAAAGCTTCCGTTCATCAATTATCTTCAGTTATTTCCCCTGATAAGGACCATAATCACTAACAGAAAATAATTACGTCAACATCATAACTGTAAAACATTTCTTGCCTGCACCTCTTGAGTATACAGTTGAATGATAACATAAAAATGGGTATTTTTTGTCGTAGAAGGTGGCGCTATCGCTGACCTGACGATAGAATGCTATAAAAAGAAAACGTTTGTTTATCCATTATAATTACGCAATAAGTGAGAATAAAATGGGTTGTTTGTTGGTaataagatgaataattcttaagATAAGACATGAAGCGACTGTCACGATCAATCACCCCTTCGCAGGCGGAGAGACAAACGAGTATCGGCCACAAGATCAAAATGGAGGATTCTGTCCCAAGTCCCCCTCGAGTGACGAGTACCCAGAGCGacggagaggaaaagagagaagaagaatcgGAGCACAAATTGCCCAGACCTCCTCCCTCTACATCAGCCAGCAGCGTCAGCGTCGCCGTCAGCACAGAGGACCTCAACTGCGAGGTTGAAACGTCTGTTGAGGAGGAGTCCAGCGGTAGGGAACTTTAATTTTGTAGTCTGAAGATGTCTGTGCCCAGGGGAGCCCTGTCTTCTCgtttatatatctctatctccatATTTTCCTGTTTCTCTGTTGCCTTATCATGACCTATTGTCTGTTGCAATAACTAGCCACAGTTTGTTGTAAGTTTTATCATCAACGTTCATATTTTTACCTACACGTCAGGGGCGTTAGGCCTAGGCTCAAACCCTAGGTTCTTTATTGCTGATGCGGACTAGTTTCCTACAGGTAATCTGATTAGATATGATTTCTCTTGTAGATCAACCGTCAACAGCAAGCAGTAAAACACAGCAAGAGAATGAGAACAGAGAAGGGAGCGCAGGAAACGCAAAAGGACCTCGGATCTGTGGGGTTTGTGGCGACAAAGCCAAGAGCATGCATTTCGGAGGTAAGTTAATCGAAGATGGGAGTCTCTTGTGTCGTCCTCTGTTTGTGTAATAGTACTATTAATTGTACATCATGACAACCTATTTCCTGGGGAACATGTGATCAGGCAGAGGAGTAGGtcagttaaaatgaaaatgaattgatAAGTAGAAAAATAAGGTAAACAGAATAACGAAAAGGTAGAGTATGACAAATAAACCTCCTGATCCTTGATATGATGTTGAAATCTTGAAAAGACTTCCATATATTCTCTTCTTAAATTACGGTAAATTTGTAGATGAGGATCCTTCACACCCCAGTGACCTAATGAATAAACATAAGTTTTGGGAATTATAGTGTTTTCAGGAAGTGCGCAAGCTTCAAGCAACATATAATCTTTTCCCAGATAAGTCATGTGCATAAAAATTTTCGTTGGAAAAAATCTGGCGACTATATAGCACTAAGGGGGCGTGGCTTGCGTCTTAACTTACTCTGAAGTGTGAGCAAAGCGTCATATGGCCTACATTTTTACTCTTTTATCAGGTCTGTCGTGCGATTCTTGTAAAGCTTTCTTCCGTCGAGCCGTCCACAACGACGCCTACGTCAATTTCACCTGTCCCTACGACGGAAACTGTGTCATTAATGTCGTCTCTAGGAAATGCTGTCAATTTTGCAGGTAAGATCAGCTTCTGTCTGCAATGCAGTTCATCGTTCATAACCCTAGCAAAGATCTGATTTAGTTAAAATAGTTTCTGAAGAAATTCTAGCCTATAAAGTttcttttatgtgtgtgtgtgtgtatatatatatatatatatatatatatatatctatctatatatatatatatatatatatagatatatatatatatatatatatatatatatatatatatatgattactgtAGAAGCAACTTCAAGGCATGAgatcataaaacaaaaaactaaaatatcggAAAAATCGATGCGTTCTTTCaccacctttttttatttcttttttactcaaACAAACATGTGTCCAGTACAGATTCTGAAGTGCTAGTGAGTGAATTATGATAATCTTAGCAGCACTAATATGCATATCAATACACgcagaaataaacagaaaaaacgcATACCTTAACGTGTTTGCTCCCAGGTACAAGAAATGCACATCGATCGGCATGGAACGCGCTTGGGTTATGTCTGAAGAGGGCAGAGCTCAGATGATGAAACAGCGTGAGGAGCGAAAAGCGAAACAGGCGGCCCCGGAAGACAGGAAGAATCTTATCAAAACCTCGAAGAGAGAACTCCAGCCCTACGAACCCGATATGGGTGCCATGTTGGATTACATGACAGCCAAGGTATAGTCGTTTACTCCCTAACTTGCATTTAGTCATTGAATTACCAAAAGAAGACAGAATCCACGAAGGGAAGAGAAGTAATGAAGTTCCCCAAGAGTGACCTTGATCTTGAGCTCAGCCTGTAGTATACTGCCTATAGTGGAATAGGCATGCTTAGTTCTGAAGTCACCATCTGTCATAGTACTAAGGCAATGaccaaaggaaaatattttaaatattttaatatcagTGGACGAACAAACAAGCAGGCaagcagagagacagacagacagatcggATAGGCAAGTCAATAACTAGATATTCCTGGACAGTAAACTTGGAcatgagaaataataaaaaaaaaatttccatcttGGAAAGTGTAGAAAACTGAGATAGTATTAATGCTCTTACCTTTTTGCCTCATCAAGACCCAATGCTACTTGCTGCTAGTTCCGGTGTTACTACTTGTTAACTTAATATTTAACCCTTTTACTTCATCAATATTGAGACCAGCACAAGTTAGTGAATGATAAAATTGAGAGATGGTTCTTGAATCACCACCAAATATATTAACTGATCCTTGTGGATTGTTTCTTGAAAGGATAGAGTTCGTTAACTGTTGCCGCATTTACAGGAACGAGACGAGGTCGAACGAGCTGTCCTGAATTACCGACGAGCGTACAACGAGATTCCCTACAGAAACGACCTGAAGGAGCACAATGTAGGTCGGCCTAGCGTTCAGATCATTAACATGTTCACCACTGTGGTGCGACGGTTCGCATACTTCGCTCGGCTCTTCCCCGAATTCTGTAGCCTTCCTGCAcaggtaagaagaagaaaaatagagagagagagagagagagagagagagacgctagtGTGAAAGGTAGTTTGTGACGAATGAAACTATGGcatgtaagaagaagaagaagaagaagaagaagaagaagaagagagagagagagagagagagagagcgacgcaAGTTTGAAAAATAGTTTGTGACGAGTAAAAATATGGCAGGTGAATGAGTCAGTGGCATTTCATGAGTTTAGCCAAAGACGGAAGCATCGCTATATTTTCCAAAACATTAATATCCAAGCTTTCCTTAACCTTTCCGTATTATATTGTGGATTTCTGAATGAGATCTCTGCTCTGTTGCAGGACCAAGGCTGCCTCCTACGAGGTGCAATCCTGGAGATGTCCCTCATCCGGGGTGTCCAATCCTACGACACGGAAAATAACCGCTGGCCAAACACCAACCATCAGATGTACAAAGACGCTCCCATATTGCGCATCGAAGACATGAAGAAACTGGTCAGCGGAGAACTTTACGAGATGCATATAAAATTCATCCACAGGTAAATGAGATTCCTCATTTTTCAGAGGAATTATGCGCTGAAATCAGCTACATTTACACATAGAAACTATTTACCACAAAACTATATGtaaacatatgaataacttgatcacgaaatatataaaacgcgatgctatatataaataaaggtaacgcCACGTTTcgtgtttctcattgttctgaccagtcttgcctttagtaactggtcgttaagaccgaaagatctcggcagttctctttttttttcattttcctccgtggcattacctttatgtaAACAGATACGTATCCGATCACAAGGGgttaatatagtatgtatgataatGTGAGGAATGATACTTCCTCATTTGTCATTTCATGTTTTTGTAGCCCTTTATTCCTCTTAGATTAGAATGCAGACACGGCTCCAATTTGTGCCAGTGCTGAACCTAGAGTACTATAATGCTTAAGATGAAATGATCAGTAGCCACCTCTCCCAAACTTTCTCATATTCCTTCAGCAGGAAGCAACATAGCATGGTTGAACCCAAAATCCGGAAACTTACACGAAAGCTTCCATTCACCTCCATTCAACGTAGAGGCGGAATGATCCACTGGAGTTTGCCACATGGGCCGCTTGGTCAGGGCTGCTTGctcaaaaagaggaaaagaaggaaaaaaagagagaaaagaaatcacTTATGCAGAAATACTTACTAAAATGTATTATTCGTACCTTTGTAATTGTCAATTTTGGTTTTAAATTCATTGTCAAATGCGCGTTTCCTCGCAGTTTCAATTACCTAAAACTCTGCAGCTTCCGGAGAATTAGCCCCCTGGACCCCTATGGGGCCCTAAGGCGGGCCATGGACCCCACCTGAAAGACGCTCTGCTTGCTATGCTCGCTATGCTTACCACGTCACAAAATAGGACCCCTCAAAATCATTTGCCACGGCCACGTCCGCCTCTCTATGACAAACTGACTCTGCAGCGTTATGCCCGAACCAGTGAAGCAATATCCCAAGTCCCTCATTCAAACgttctcatcttcttcttctctctgcagTATGAAGGAACTCAACGTGGATGAACCAGTCATGATGCTGTTGATGCTGATCGTCCTCTTCAGCAGTGATAGGCCCGGTTTAGTGGCAGCGGCTGCTATCCAGGCGCACCAGGAGCATTGCCTCCATCTCTTGAGGTAAGTCAGAAGTCAGTATTTTATCCAATTAAGAATACTTAGAGATAGAGTAGAACgggaaaaataatcttaaaaaattatacacgTCTAAATTTTTCATATTGTGAGCACAGGTATAACTGGTTGTCTGTACTACTGAATGATCGTAAGATAACTTTATACTTATTTGGATGGAGTCCCATTCCTCTGTAACAATAACAGTAAAAAGTAATCATTAAGGCAATGCACAGAGCAAGCTTCAGCACTGGATAGAAGTATGCAGCATCGCTCTGTAAATATAGACATAGCTGTAGATAAAGACTTGCCTTAAAgtttgatataaaataaaatgaataaagataaaaactatcCATTCCCTATACAAAAGGATCTACATGGAATGGCGTTATGGAGCTCACAACACGAGCATCCTCTACCCTAAGTTGCTTTATAAACTAACCGACCTCCGAGAGCTGAACGACCAACATACTGAGTACAACCTGAAACTTGCCAAACAAGAGGTAAGTGAAAGAGAGATTTCTTGCTATATTGTTGAACTTACCCTTCATTATACTGATAATACTTCCAGTGCTACAGGTGAGGTGTTCATCAAATTATAAAAGTCACATATCTGTTCCAGGTGGCAGAGATTCAAATGCAGCTGGGGCGACTTAACCTAAATCCCTACACCGAATGGCCAAGTATCATGCAAATGCATCAAAATTTTACTCAAACAACTCTACCAAATCCCCTGGCTGATGTAGTGCTTCTTCAGCCATCTGACCAGTCAGTCACATCTAACAGTCCAAAGATGCAGTCCCATGCCCAGCAGTCTTCATCAACTTTAAACCAAGGGAATTTGAATGCTCAGGAACAGAGTAGCAGTATGCCAGCAATGTCTGAAACTGGGTCTAATATTCCCTCCACAAATCCACTTGCATTTCTTGACTTTGATCAATTAGCCAACAACCCTAGTTTTCAGCGAATGATTATGCAACAGTTCCAAAAGTCTATCATGAATGTTTTGAGTGCCCCAAATTTTGGCTTGGGGAACTATTTTCCTGAAGGTCAC from Macrobrachium nipponense isolate FS-2020 chromosome 18, ASM1510439v2, whole genome shotgun sequence encodes:
- the LOC135197068 gene encoding ecdysone-induced protein 75B-like; the encoded protein is MEDSVPSPPRVTSTQSDGEEKREEESEHKLPRPPPSTSASSVSVAVSTEDLNCEVETSVEEESSDQPSTASSKTQQENENREGSAGNAKGPRICGVCGDKAKSMHFGGLSCDSCKAFFRRAVHNDAYVNFTCPYDGNCVINVVSRKCCQFCRYKKCTSIGMERAWVMSEEGRAQMMKQREERKAKQAAPEDRKNLIKTSKRELQPYEPDMGAMLDYMTAKERDEVERAVLNYRRAYNEIPYRNDLKEHNVGRPSVQIINMFTTVVRRFAYFARLFPEFCSLPAQDQGCLLRGAILEMSLIRGVQSYDTENNRWPNTNHQMYKDAPILRIEDMKKLVSGELYEMHIKFIHSMKELNVDEPVMMLLMLIVLFSSDRPGLVAAAAIQAHQEHCLHLLRIYMEWRYGAHNTSILYPKLLYKLTDLRELNDQHTEYNLKLAKQEVAEIQMQLGRLNLNPYTEWPSIMQMHQNFTQTTLPNPLADVVLLQPSDQSVTSNSPKMQSHAQQSSSTLNQGNLNAQEQSSSMPAMSETGSNIPSTNPLAFLDFDQLANNPSFQRMIMQQFQKSIMNVLSAPNFGLGNYFPEGHNLQQTQAANSSQQQQQQPQQQSQQILQQNQPVPAMLPSQQINHPAQSQPPQQINHPAQSQPTLQQQTPGQQLQPNLSGQIREPGDVSLRQTPTALMTQLDQLQSGQSSSLLNTPQQSQAFEQFEQLMGSSDNCNLFGDQSHQLMVQYQQHLQQQQQCHQQHQLHQQQQLHQQQQLHQQQQLHQHQQQLHQQQQFPQQQQQLPQEQNQQQQQQQQQLFQQEPRQQHQQTTRQEQRPMGHQQPLQESMTVIPKQEPTTPPPEFLQMMYPLADNQSPALSSTHNPLQQQHQHYAHQHSSTAHPSPAHLCQTQQHFNILTQGEDGAPAKRNSLTDASGLNQFRNMLEEFATLNDPSHLEKVKQLLGPDLVASLQQKLTASSNAPSQNLPHSQQQTSFQHPVSPSHLPPTSVSQQMHHHPDQSQLYAVQSGLQYFPGGPYPAQQAADPTVAVGSSNYSPTSSTHNLAPPVLYGSQPDFASPCHSQQHSTPRSSFNAGDSSAVVFQYPDMLNNTPSSD